CGGGCATGGCGATGACTTCAGCGTCGCTCAGCTCGGAGGGAGTCTTGGTCTTCCAGTTGTTGGCCAGCTTCGGGTCTTTCTTCACGGCCAGGGGCGGCGGCGGCACCAGCGCGGTGGAAGGCGCCTGCGAGAAGCTGGACTTGGCGGCGGTCGATGCGACAGATTGCGGCATCGAGGGCACGGTCAGTTGCGACAGCCGGGACACGCGGCCACCACGCGCGGCGGGTGCGGGCGTGGGGGTTTGAACGGGCATCGAGGGTGTCGCCGGGGCGGAAGTGGAGGCGGCAGCCGTTTTTTTCATGGGGATCGAGGGGGCAGAAGGAACGGCAGCAGGGCGGCCGACGGGTTTGGATGACGATGAGCCCGCGCCTGCGGTCTTGGTGGCGGCAGTTGCAGGCTTGGCGGACTTCTTGGTCGCAGCGGTCGCGGCCTTGGCCGGTGGTGCTGCGGGCTTTTTGGACGGCGCGCTTTTCTCCTTCGCTGCGGAGCCATGTGCGGTGGCGGAAACCTTTTTGGCCGCAGGTACAGCCTGCTTCGCAGCCGGCGCCTTCTTTGTGGCGGGCTTGGGTGCTGGCGTGGCCTTGGCGGCGGGTTTCTTCACGGTGACTGGCTCCTTGGTCGAACTGGAACGCGCTTTCACTGGGTGTCTCCTCCCATGGGAGCCACTTGCGGCTTTCAGACCACGCAGGCTCCCCGTTGTCGGGGTGCTCGCAAGTGGCGAACCCCGGGGTTATACCCCCGAAAGCCCACCAGGAACGTGCGGCGCCCCGTGCCGGAAGTCACATCTTGTCCACGAGAACTGGACATGGCTGCCGGAACAGGCGCGCGATTGTATAGAGAACTCGCAGGCGCGGGCGATGTCTCGGCGTGCCGGCCAACTCCGTTAGCATCGCGCGGCGCTGTCTGTGGGAGCAGCGCGGCCCCGGGCCTTTGTCCATATGGCGCAGGGGGCCTATCCGTTCATTCGCAAAAAGAAAGCAAGTCTTGAACAAGAAAGTAGTTTTGGGAGTCTTGGCCGCAGCTATCGCCGCCGCCTACGGCGGCAGCACCTGGTGGGCCGGCACGCAAATCAAGTCGCGCTACGACATCGCCTTCGACGAATTGCCGAAGCAGACCGCGCTGGTGCGCGTGACCGAGCGCAAATATGAACGCGGCTTCTTCGGCGCCGTCAGCACCGTGACGCTGGAAATCGGCTGCGCAGCCGATGCCGCCGCCCCGGCAGCAGCAGCACCCGCCGCCGCCGACAAGCCCGCCGAGGGCGAGGAAGCCGAAGCCGACGACGAGGAAGACGCAGGCAGCATCAAGCCGCCCAAGCAGCTGCGCCTGACCATCCGCGACACCATCCACCACGGCCCGCTGGCCGGCGGCACGCTGGCAGCGGCCACCATCGACAGCGAACTGGTGCTCGACGAGAAGACGCAGGCCGCGGCGAAAAAGCTGTTCGGCGACGCCAAGCCCCTGACCGCGCGCACCAAGGTCGGCTTCGGCGGCGCCTTCACGACCGACCTGACCGTCGCGCCCGCCAAGCTGGTCGAAGAAGGCAAGGGCCGCCTCGACTGGCAAGGCATTCAGGCCCGCCTGGAAGTCAACGCCGCGCGCACCCAGGCGCGCTACGACATGACCATGCCCGGCCTCGACTTCAGCGAAGCGCGTAGCGGCGTGACCATGAAGATGGGCAAGCTCGCCGCCAAGGCCGACATGGACATGAGCGCCGGCTGGTTCCTGGCCACCGGCAAAACCGAAGGCCGGCTCGACACCCTCGAGTTCGCCGTCAAGAAGAAGGCTGCCGAGGAAGGCGCTGCACCGGCAGAACCAACAAAGGCACTGCCGACAGTCGTGCTCCAGAACATCGAACTGGTCGGCGACGCGAGCACCAAGGACGGCCTCTATGCGTCGAGCGGCACGTTCAGGGGCACCGGCAAGATCGGCGAGACCAAGATCGACAAGTTCGAACTGACCAGCAGCGCGCGCCGCATCCATGCCGCCGGCTACAAGAAGCTGGCCGACGCCTGGATGCAGTCCAGCGCCGCCAGCGGCTGCGGCAAGGGCAGCAGCAAGGCATCTCAGGCAGCCATGCAGGCGCTGGCCGAGCAGCTCGCGCCCGACCTCAAGGCCATGGCGAAGTACGGCCCCGAAGCCGGCCTCGACAAGATGCTGGTCGAAATCGACGGCAAGCGCGCCGAAATCGGCTACACGGTCAGCATGGCCGGCGTGACCGACGAAGACCTGCAGATGCCCGGCACCGCACTGCTCATGAAGCGCGGCGTGCTCAAGGCCCATGCGCGACTGCCGATGAAGTGGCTCGAGAAGCTGGCCGAAACCGGTGCAGAGAGCGGCCAGACGCCGCCGCCCGAAATGGTGGCCGGCCTGGTCGAGCAGGGCGAGCAGAGCGGCTTCGTGAAGCGCGACGGCGACGACGTCACCGCCCAGGTCGAGTACAGCGAAGGCAGCCTGAAGGTCAATGGCAAGCCGCTGGGCGGGATGGGCGCAACCGGCAAGTAAGCCGGCCTCGGCCCGAATGAAAAACGGCGCTGGCCTTTTGGGGCCAGCGCCGTTTTCTATTTCAGCAAGCCTTCAACTCAGACCAGGCACTGCTCCAGCCCCTGCTCGAGAATTTCGCGCGGCAGCTCGATGCCGATGAACACCATGCGGCTCTGGCGCGCCTCGTCCTTGCCCCACTCGGGCCCCAGGTCGCTGCCCATCAGCTGGTGCACGCCCTGGAAGATCACCTTGCGCTCGGTGCCCTTCATGTTCAGCACGCCCTTGTAGCGCAGCATGCGCGGGCCGTAGATATTGACGATCGCACCCAGAAAGTCTTCCAGCTTGGCCGGATCGAAGGCGCGGTCGGCCTTGTAGACGAAGCTCTTCACGTCATCGTCCGTGTGGTGATGGTGGCCGTGGCCCTCGTGCTTGTGCGAGGGGTGGTCGCACGCCTCGCCATGCGCGTGGTCATGGTCGTGATGGTCGTGGTCGTCTTCCTTCAGGAAGTCGGGGTCGATGTCGAGCTTGGCGTTCAGGTTGAAGCCGCGCAGGTCGAAGATGTCCTTCAGCGGCACGTCGCCGAAATGCGCCTTCTGCTGCGGCGCGCGTGGGTTCATGTGCTTCAGGCGGTGAATGAGCGCGTCGGTCTCTTCGGCCGACACCAGCTCGCTCTTGCTGATGAAGATCTGGTCGGCAAAGCCCACCTGGCGACGCGCTTCCTGGCGGTCGTTGAGCTGCTGAGGCGCGTGCTTGGCATCGACCAGCGTGAGGATCGAGTCGAGCAGGTAGCTCTCGGCGATCTCGTCGTCCATGAAGAAGGTCTGGGCCACGGGGCCGGGGTCGGCCAGGCCGGTGGTTTCAATAACCACGCGGTCGAAATCGAGCAGGCCCTGGCGCTTCTTGGCGGCCAGCATTTGCAGCGCCTCGCGCAGGTCTTCGCGGATGGTGCAGCAGACGCAGCCGTTGCTCATCTGCACGATCTGCTCCTTCGACTCGGTCACGAGGATGTCGCTGTCGATGTTCTCTTCGCCGAACTCGTTCTCGATGACCGCGATCTTCTGACCGTGGGCCTCGGTCAGGATGCGTTTGAGCAGCGTGGTCTTGCCCGAGCCGAGAAAGCCGGTGAGGATGGTCGCGGGAATGAGGGCCATGGGGATAGTGCTCCGGAAGCGGAAAACAGGAATTGGGGGCAGGGAAAGGCGCGAAAAGGCGTGGCCCGGCAGTTTAGCCAATGCCACTGAGTTGCGTTGGCGGCAGGGTCAAGACGGCGTCAGGCGGGCTTTCTGACCACCACCAGGCCCTTCAGGTACTCCCCTTCCGGAAACTCGATGGTCATCGGATGGTCGGGCGCAGCGCCCAGGCGTTCGGCGATGTAGCCGTCCACGCCCGCATCGAGCCCCGCCGAGGCCACGATCTTGTGGAACAGGTCGGCGCTGATGCCGCCCGAGCATGAGAAGGTCAGCAGCACGCCACCCGGCTCCAGCAGCTTCAGCGCCAGCCGGTTGATGTCCTTGTAGGCCCGCGCGGCGCGCTCGGCGTGCGCCACCGTGGGCGCGAACTTGGGCGGGTCGAGCACGATGGCGTCGAAAGTGCGGCCCTGGTCGATGAACTCGCGCAGCACGGTGTTGACGTTGGCGTCGAGAAACTCGGTCTTTATGCCCTGCCCCCCAATGCTGTCAAAGCCGTTGAGCGCGAGATGGCCACGAGCCCGCTCCAGCGCGGGCAGCGACGAATCGACCGACACCAGCTCCACGCCTTCGAGCGCGCCCGCGGCCTTCAGCCCCGCCAGTGCCGCAACGGTGAAGCCGCCCGTGTAGCAGAAGCAATTCAGCACGCGCCGGAAGCGCCGGTGCTGCGCCAGCTCGGCAAAGCGCTGGCGGCTGTCGCGCTGGTCGAGATAGAAGCCGGTCTTGTGGCCGGTCGCGATGTCGAGCGACAGCTTCCAGCCGTGCTCGCGAATGATGATCTCTGTGGGGCCGTCGCCGCGCAGCCAGCCCGTGACGGGCTTCAGGCCTTCGCGCTCGCGGCCGCTGGCGTCGGAGCGTTCGTAGAGCTTCGTCAGGCCCGTGGCCTTGAGCAGCGCGTCGGCCAGAACATCTTTCCAGCGCTCGACGCCGGCCGAGAGAAACTGCGCCACCAGCGTGTCGCCATAGCGGTCGACGATCAGCCCCGGCAGGCCGTCGGCCTCGCCGTGCACCAGCCGCACGCCGTCGCTCTGCAGGTCGAACAGGCCGCGGGCGGCCACCGCACGGGCGCACACCGAGGCGAAGAAGGCAGCGTCGATGCGCTGCGTTTCGACGAAGCTCCAGGCCCGCGCGCGGATCTTTGAAATGGGGCTGAAGGCCGCCCATGCGAGGAAAGCGCCGTCGTGCGACTCGACGCGCACGGTCTCGCCGGAATCGGCGCCACCGCGTGCGATGGCCGATTCGAAGACCCACGGATGGCGGCGCTGCATCGAGCGCTCTTTGCCGGGTTTGAGGCGAAGGGTTTTCATTGTTTCTTGCTTACTTGTCTTTGTCTTCCCGGGCCTTGGCGCGCGGATGTGCCGCGTCATAAACCTTGGCCAGGTGCTGGAAATCCAGCCGCGTATAGACCTGCGTGGTCGCGATGTTGGCGTGCCCCAGCAGCTCCTGCACCGCGCGCAGGTCGCTGCTCGATTGCAGCACGTGGCTCGCGAACGAATGGCGCAGCATGTGCGGATGCACCGGCGCCGCCAGGCCGGCCTTGAGACTGCGCTCGCGCAGCAGCTTCCACACCGCCTGCGACGACATCCGCATGCCCTTGGCGCTGATGAAAAGCGCGGCCGCCGCTTGCGGGTCGCGCAGCCGGGCGGTGGTCAGCCCGGCGCAATCGCCGCGCACCGCCAGCCAGTCGCGCGCCGCCTCTGCCGCCTTGCTGCCCATTGGCACGATGCGGCGCTTGCTGCCCTTGCCGAGCACGCTGGCTTCCATCGCATCGAGATCGACCCAGCCTCGCGCCGTGTTGCTCGCCTGCGCGTCGAGCCCCGTGAGCTCGCTCACACGCAGCCCGCAGCCGTAGAGCACCTCGACGATCGCGCCATCGCGCGCCTCGGTCCATGGGTCGGCCTCGGGGTCATACAGCTCGGCGAGGCGCACCGCGTCGTCAACGCCCAATGCCTTGGGCAGCGGCCGGCCGGCCTTGGGCGCGTGCACGTCCTGCACGGGGTTGAAGCCGATCAGCCCTTCATTGCCCAGCCAGCGGTAGAAGCTGCGCCAGCACGACAGCACCAGCGCAATGCCGCGCGGCTCGCGCCCGGCGCTGTGCAATTGCGCCATCCAGCGGCGCACGTGGGCGGTCTGCACGCGGTCCAGCGGCAGCTTTGCTTCGACAGCATGGTCGCGCAGGGCCTGCAGGTGAAAGGCGTAGAGCTCGACCGTACGCGCCGCGAGCCGACGCTCGACGCGCACATGCTCCAGGTATTTTTCGATCCAGTCCGGGGGAGTGGATGCGACCGGCTCAGAAGAGATAGCCATGGCCGGCATTGTTGATGATGGCTGCCGGCTCGCGCAATGCGCCCTTGGACAACGGCCCCAGCGCCCGCCAGCACGACGTGGGCGCCGCCGCGTACTGCACGTCGAAGCTCTGGTCGAAGCCGCTCTTCTTCACGAGCCGCTCGATACGCCACAGATGGAAGGGCTCCGACACGATGACCACGCTGCGCACGCCGGCCGCCAGCAGCAGCGGACGCGACAGCGACAGGTTCAGCCGCGTGGACGTCGATGCAGGCTCGAGCACCATCGGCCCCGCAAAGCCCGAAGCTATTGCGTGTTCCCCCATCGTGATGGCCTCGATGCGGCTGTCCTCGGAATCCACGCCGCCCGAAAAAGCCAGCTGCCTGACCAAGCCGGCTTTCGCCATCGCCAGAGCCGTATCGACCCGCCCCGTAAGGCACGGATGCGGCTTGCCGTCGAGGTACGCGCGGCTGCCGAGCACCAGCGCCGCGTCGGCTGGTCGCTGCGGCGGGTGCGCCAGCAGCTCTTCGGCATGCCACCAGAGGAACGCTCCGATGGCCGCATACACCAGCGCCACGGCCAGCACCCCGCCAGCCAGCACGACCTGCCACGGCCGCCGCAACCAGCGCGGGCGTTTCAAGGACGAAGCCGCGAAAGTCCGCCCGAGGCCAGCTCGGCGATGCGCTCGAGAAAGTCGGTACCCATCTCGGCGTTGAAGCGCTGCGCGTCGGGCGACGCCAGCACCAGCATGCCGAAGGCCGGCGACTCGGCGTCGGGGCGCAGCGGAATCAGCGCGATCGACATCGCGGCCTGCGGCTCGGGCAGCCAGTTGGCCGCCTCGAAGCCCGAATTGAGCCCGCAGTACGGCGAGGTCAGCGAGGTGGCCAGCGCCTTCACGTCGTCGCTCACCCACTGGGCATAGGCCTCGTTGAGGTATTCGCTGCCGCAGCCCCACACCTTGATGGCCGTCTGCGGCACCAGGAACAGCGACTGCAAATCGACCGCGATGCGGTACGGCAGGCTGCGCGGGTCGCGCGTGGTCAGCAGGCCGCTGGTCCAGCGCTGCAGGCGGTCGGCAATGACGACGTTCTCAGTGCCATGACGCACCATATCCATCAGGCGGTGCTCCAGCGCCTTGATCTTTTCGCGCAGCATCTCGGCCTGGCGTTCCTGCAGGCTCACGGCGCGGTTGCCGTGCGGGCTGGTGAGCTGCACCTGCGCCAACAGCTGGGCATGGCGCTCGAAGAAGTCGGGCGTGTTCGCCAGGTAGTTGGCGATGTCGTCTTCGGTGATCGGGTTCATGGCGTTGGCGTCGTTGTTGTTCGTGAAGTTGGTCGTCATGGCAGCTCCGGCACCTCGATGTCGCCTTCGAAGACTGTGGTGGCCGGCCCGGTCATCAGCACCGGCTGCCCCTCTCCCTGCCACTCGATCGTGAGAATGCCGCCGTGCGTCTGCACGTCGACCCGGCGCTCCAGCAGGCCGAGGCGAATGCCCGCCACCACCGCCGCGCAGGCGCCCGTGCCGCAGGCCAGCGTTTCGCCGGCGCCGCGCTCGAACACCCGCAGCCTGATGTGCGAGCGGTCGACCACCTGCATGAAGCCCGCATTCACCCGCTGCGGAAAGCGCGGATGGTGCTCGATCTGCGGGCCCTGCTCGGCCACGGGGGCGGTGTCTACGTTGTCGACCACCTGCACGGCGTGCGGGTTGCCCATCGACAGGACCGCTACTGAAACGATAGCGGTGCCCGCGCGCGTGCCAAGGGCAAGGTGCCACTTGTGCCAGGCGCCTTCGGGCTGCGGGTCGAGCCCGGCGATGTCGAAGGGCACGCGCTCGGGTTCGAAGACAGGGGCGCCCATGTCGACCGTCACGCGGCCGTCGGCACCCATGCGCGGCTCGATCACGCCCGACAGGGTCTGCACGCGCACTTGCGTCTTGTCGGTCAGGTGGTGTTCGTTGACGAAGCGCATGAAGCAGCGCGCGCCGTTGCCGCACTGCTCCACTTCGCCGCCGTCGGAGTTGTGGATCACGTATTGAAAGTCGACGCCTGCCGCAGGCGAAGGCCGCACGGTCAGGATCTGGTCGGCGCCGACGCCGAAATGGCGGTCGGCCAGAAAGCGGTATTGCGCGGCACTGAGGCCCAGCGTGCCGCGTGTTTCGTCCAGCACGACGAAATCGTTGCCGGCTCCCTGCATCTTGGTAAAGCGGATTCGCATTCCGGGATTATCGCCACCGGCACTACCCTTGGCGACCACGGGCCCAAGCCCGTGGCCATGAAGACGGAACGATCAGGCCTGGATGAACGCCAGCAGATCAGCGTTCACCTGGTCCTTGTGGGTGGTGCAGGTGGCGTGCGGCGCACCTGCGTAGACCTTGAGCTGGCTGCCCTTGATCATCTCGGCCGCAAGCTTGCCGGTGGCCTCGAAGGGCACGACCTGGTCGTCATCGCCGTGAATCACGAGCGTGGGCACGTCGATCTTCGCCATGTCGGGGCGGAAGTCGGTTTCCGAGAACGCGGTCACGCAGTCGATGGTGGCCTTGATCGAGGCCTGCAGCGCGATCTGCAGCGTCTGCTTGAAGACGCCTTGCGACACCTTGGCGCCGGGGCGATTGGTGCCGTAGAAGAGCGTGCTGAAGTCGTCGAGGAACTGCGGGCGGTCGGCGGCCAGGCCGGCGCGGATGCCCGCGAACAGCGAGGCGTCGGGCCCCACGGGGTGGTCGGCCGTCTTCATGAACAGCGGCGTCACGGCGCTGATGAGCGCAAGCTTGGCCACGCGAGCGCTGCCCTTGCGCGCGATGTAGCGCGTCACGTCGCCGCCGCCCATCGAGAAGCCCGCAAGGATCACGTCCTTCAGGTCGAGCTTTTCGATCAGCTCGGCGATGTCGTCGGCGAAGGTGTCGTAGTCGTAGCCGGTCCACGGCTGGCTCGAGCGGCCGAAACCGCGGCGGTCGAACGCGATGGTGCGGTAGCCGCGCTCCGCGAAGAACAGCATCTGGGCGTCCCACATGTCGGCGCTGAGTGGCCAGCCGTGGCTGAAGAGAATGGGCTGGCCCGAGCCCCAGTCCTTGTAGTAGAGCTCGGTGCCGTCGCGCAGTGTGAGTGTGGTCATGGTTTTCCAGTGGAGTGAAAAAAAGAAAGAAGGAAGGGAAGGAAAAATCAGATCGCAAGAAAGTGATGCACCTCGGGCTTGTCCGGCCCGATGTGAAAGCGCAGCGCCTCGCCCTGCAGGTCGGCATCGGCCTTCGACACGCGATGGTGCTGGCGCAGATGCTCCGCCCACGATTCGACGAGGAACCACTCGATCACCCGCTCCCCGTCGACCGTGTGCTCGTGCAGGCCCCAAGCGTAGGCACCGTCGCGGCGGCGTTCGAGAGACAGACGCTTCATCGCCTGTAGGAAGGCCGGGCGGTCTTCCTTGCGGATGCGGTACTCGACCTGGATCATCACCGGCCCGCGGTCGTTCGCCACCGGCTCGGCGAGCAGCGGCTCGGGCCAGTGGTTCGATGCCTGCAGATCGGCCTCTCCGGCCGGCAGCCGCACGCGATGGAAGACCAGCCCGGCCACCACCAGCCCCACCGCCCCCGCCACCAGCGTGGCCGGCACGCCGATCTGCTGCGCCACCAGGCCCCAGCCCAGGCTGCCCGCAGCCATCGCGCCGTTGAACACCGTGAGGTACACGGCCAACCCGCGCCCGCGCACCCAGTTCGGCAGGATCGACTGGGCCACGCCGTTGAGCGTGGTCAGCGCAACGATCCAGCCCAGGCCCAGCAGCAACAGCAGCAGCACCGCCAGCCACTTCGGCGGCGCGAAGACCAGGCCGCCCATCACGGCCGCGGTGAGCAGCGCGGCCAGCAGCAGCATGCCGTCGGCATCGAGCCGCGCCCGCAGGCGCGGCAGCACCAGCGCACCGCCGATGGCGCCCGCCCCCACCGCGCCGAGCAGCACGCCATAGAAGCCGGCGCTGCCGCCAAGCATCTGCCGCGCCACCAGCGGCAGCAGCGCCCACACCGAACTAGCGAACAGGAAGAACACCGCCGCGCGCAACAGCACCACGTGCAGCTCCTTGCTGGCGCGCGTGTAGCGCAGGCCGGCGCGGAATGCGCCGAAGAAGTTCTCCGACAAGCCGCTGTCGACCGGCGCCGGGCGCTTCCACCACAGCAGCGCCGCGATCACGAACACGTAGCTCAGCACGTCGACGCCATAGGTGGCGGCCGCGCCGAAGCTCGCAAGAATCAGCCCGCCCGCCGCCGGCCCGATGGAGCGCGCGATGTTGATGCCCAGCGAGTTCAGCGCCACCGCGCTCTTCAGATCGCTGCGCGGCACCAGCTCCGGCACGATCGACTGCCAGGTCGGCCCCATCAGCGCCGCGCCGATGCCGCCCACGAAAGTCAGCGCGATCAGGTATTCGACCGTCAGCGCGCCTGTGTGCGAAAGCACCAGCAGCGCACCGCTGACGGCCGCGAGCACCACTTGCACGAAGATCAGGAAGCGCCGCCGGTCGAGGATGTCCGACAGCACGCCCGCAGGAATTGCAAGCAGGAAGATCGGCAGCGTGGCCGCCGTCTGGATGAGCGCCACTGCCGTCGGGTTGGCGGACAGGTCCGTCACCAGCCACGAGCTGGCCACGTCGCGCATGAAGCTGCCGATGTTGCCGAGCACGGTGGCGGCCCAGAGCACCGCGAACACCGGCTGGCGAAGCGGCGCAAAGGCGCCGGGCTGCGGTGCCGGTGCGACCGCACTGTGCGAATGTTCAGACATGGGCACGCTCCTTCAGGTCATGCCAGGCGACGAGCAGGAAGCCGCCGACCAGCCCGAGATGTTCGAAGAAGGAGTTTGCCGCCATGAAGCGCTCCTGCCCGATCGGCATCTGCCAGAAGCGCAGCGCCACGAAAGTCGCCATCAGCGTGAAGCCCGCAAGCGCCAGCGCACCGAGCCAGCGCAGGCGACCGGCGAGGATCAACGCCGAGGCCCCGAGCTCCAGCACGATGACCGCCACGGCCAGCGGGCCGGCGGGCGACAGGCCGAAGTGGTTCATCTCCGCGAGGGCCGAGTTGAAGTCCATCGCCTTGTTCAGCCCGCCCTGAAGATAGGCCGCGCACAGCAGCAGCAAGGCAATCCAGCGAAGCGCGGGCGAAGTGGTCCAGCGCATCGTCACACCGCCCAGCAGGCGCAGCCGAGCGCGCCCCAGAAGCTCTTCAGGTCGGCAATGGGCAGCTTGCTGCTCCAGGCCGTGGCGTGCTGGTGGCCGTGCACGTTGCAGTTGTTGGCGCAGGCACACGACATCGCGGCGTTACGCAGCACCTTCTGCATCGGAGCGCCCTCGGGATCGGCCCAGCCGGCATAGCCGCCGAAGGTGCGCGCGGGCGACCAGTCGGGCATGGCCGGCGGCGGCGCGCCTTCGTCCAGCGCGGTGAACGGGCCGGCGCCGTAGACCACCTTGCCGCCCACCATGGTGAGCAGCGCGGTGGTGTCGGCAATCTCCGATTCGGCGCAGGCGAAGAAGTCGCGGTCGGGCACCACGAGGTCGGCGAGCTGGCCGGCCTGGATGCGGCCCTTCTTGCCCTCCTCGTTCGAAAACCATGTGACGTTCTCGGTCCACATGCGCAGCGCCTGTTCGCGGTCGATCAGGTTGCGCTGCGGCGTGATCTGCAGGCCACCCACCGTCTTGCCCGTGACCAGCCACGACAGCGACACCCACGGGTTGTACGAGGCCACGCGCGTCGCGTCGGTGCCGGCCGAGACCTTCACGCCCTTTTCGAGCATGCGCTTCACCGGCGGCGTGGCTTCGGCCGCGCCGGGGCCGTAGCGCTCGACGAAATACTCGCCCTGGTAGGCCATGCGGTGCTGCACCGCGATGCCGCCGCCCAGCGCCGCGATGCGGTCGATCGACTGGTCGGAGATGGTCTCGGCGTGGTCGAAGAACCAGTTCAGGCCGGCCAGCGGCGTGTCCTGGTTGACACGCTCGAACACGTCGAGCGAGCGGCTGATGGTCTCGTCGTAGGTGGCGTGCATGCGCCAGGGCCAGCGGTTCTGCACCAGCACGCGCACCACGTCTTCCAGCTCGCCTTCCATTTCAGGCGCCATGTCAGGGCGCGGCTGGCGGAAGTCCTCGAAGTCGGCGGCGGAAAACACCAGCATCTCGCCGGCGCCGTTGTGGCGGAAGTAGTCGTCGCCCTGCTTGTACTTGGAGTTGGCGGTCCAGTTCAGGAAGTCCTGCTTCTCCTGCTTGGGCTTCTGCGTGAACAGGTTGTAGGCCAGGCGGATGGTGAGTTGCCCGTCGTCGGCCAGCTTCTGGATCACGGCGTAGTCGTCGGGGTAGTTCTGGTTGCCGCCGCCCGCGTCGATGGCGCCGGTCACGCCCAGCCGGTTGAGCTCGCGCATGAAGTGGCGCGTGGAATTGAGCTGGTAGTCGAAGGGCAGCTTCGGCCCCTTGGCCAGCGTGGCGTAGAGGATGGCCGCGTTGGGCTTGGCCAGCAGCAGGCCCGTGGGGTTGCCGGCGCTGTCGCGCACGATCTCGCCGCCGGGCGGCGCGGGCGTGTCC
This is a stretch of genomic DNA from Variovorax paradoxus. It encodes these proteins:
- a CDS encoding amidohydrolase encodes the protein MAENMTTPPDLILHRGLFTTLDRANPTADAVAIKDGRFTHVGRSHDILPMAGSRTRVIDLHGKRVLPGLIDNHLHIIRGGLNFNMELRWDGVRSLADAMGMLKRQVANTPAPQWVRVVGGFTEHQFVEKRLPTIEELNAVAPDTPVFILHLYDRALLNGAALRAVGYTKDTPAPPGGEIVRDSAGNPTGLLLAKPNAAILYATLAKGPKLPFDYQLNSTRHFMRELNRLGVTGAIDAGGGNQNYPDDYAVIQKLADDGQLTIRLAYNLFTQKPKQEKQDFLNWTANSKYKQGDDYFRHNGAGEMLVFSAADFEDFRQPRPDMAPEMEGELEDVVRVLVQNRWPWRMHATYDETISRSLDVFERVNQDTPLAGLNWFFDHAETISDQSIDRIAALGGGIAVQHRMAYQGEYFVERYGPGAAEATPPVKRMLEKGVKVSAGTDATRVASYNPWVSLSWLVTGKTVGGLQITPQRNLIDREQALRMWTENVTWFSNEEGKKGRIQAGQLADLVVPDRDFFACAESEIADTTALLTMVGGKVVYGAGPFTALDEGAPPPAMPDWSPARTFGGYAGWADPEGAPMQKVLRNAAMSCACANNCNVHGHQHATAWSSKLPIADLKSFWGALGCACWAV
- a CDS encoding MFS transporter — translated: MSEHSHSAVAPAPQPGAFAPLRQPVFAVLWAATVLGNIGSFMRDVASSWLVTDLSANPTAVALIQTAATLPIFLLAIPAGVLSDILDRRRFLIFVQVVLAAVSGALLVLSHTGALTVEYLIALTFVGGIGAALMGPTWQSIVPELVPRSDLKSAVALNSLGINIARSIGPAAGGLILASFGAAATYGVDVLSYVFVIAALLWWKRPAPVDSGLSENFFGAFRAGLRYTRASKELHVVLLRAAVFFLFASSVWALLPLVARQMLGGSAGFYGVLLGAVGAGAIGGALVLPRLRARLDADGMLLLAALLTAAVMGGLVFAPPKWLAVLLLLLLGLGWIVALTTLNGVAQSILPNWVRGRGLAVYLTVFNGAMAAGSLGWGLVAQQIGVPATLVAGAVGLVVAGLVFHRVRLPAGEADLQASNHWPEPLLAEPVANDRGPVMIQVEYRIRKEDRPAFLQAMKRLSLERRRDGAYAWGLHEHTVDGERVIEWFLVESWAEHLRQHHRVSKADADLQGEALRFHIGPDKPEVHHFLAI
- a CDS encoding DoxX family protein, with product MRWTTSPALRWIALLLLCAAYLQGGLNKAMDFNSALAEMNHFGLSPAGPLAVAVIVLELGASALILAGRLRWLGALALAGFTLMATFVALRFWQMPIGQERFMAANSFFEHLGLVGGFLLVAWHDLKERAHV